The Pseudomonadota bacterium genomic interval CGAGCCTGTGGCCTCGTGGCTCCACCAGCAGTGGAGCGGGATCTTCTTCCCGGTCGCCTTGTCGACCCCGAAGGCGGTCGCACTCACCACGGCGCCGACGCAGTTGTGACCCAGTTCGCCGCTCGGATCGAAGACCAACGGGTACGGGGCTCCTTCCACCCACACCTTCTTCTGCGCGAACAGCTTCCTCGGATTCGGCATCTCCTCGTTTCCTTTTGTCAAAGGCCGGTCGCCGAAGCGCCCCGGCACGGCCAATCAGCCGACCGCCGTGATCTTCAGGTGAACCTCCGTGCCGTCCCACGCGATGTCGGACGGGCTGCACTCTGCGCCCGCCTGGCTCCAGAGGTGCAAGCTCAGCTTCTTCGCCGCGTCCACGCTCCAGGTGAAGCGGAGCCAGTTGGCCAGCGCCGTCGAGGCGGCGGCCCCGTGCACGCCGGACACGCCAATCTGGATGTCGCCGTACGCGCAGGTCAGCGCGGACAGATCGTAGTCATAGGGGTAGGAATCGCTGTTCGCGATCGTGAAGTCGTCCTTGATCGTGAGCGTGTTCTTGCGGCCCTCGAGCGTAGTGACGCGACCGTCGATCAAGTTCACATTCGCAATCGTCTCGTAGTCGGTATCGTGGTCGTGGCCGGAATTCGCCTTGCCCGTGAGCAATCCGTCGACGTCCGTCTTCGTGTAGTAGAGGCCGGAGTTGAAATCGATCGTCGCCTGTGCCGGGAGGTACGGGTAGGTCGGGAAGACCGGCGAGAACGTCACGGAGAAGTCGTCCGTGAATCGGAACGAGGTCGCGCGCCGGCTGGTCGTCTCGGTGCCCTTGTACACGGGGATGCCGCAGCGGCAGCGGAGGCGGAGGCAGAGGTCGTCCCAGCTGCAGCAGCAGCCGCGGCAGCAGCAGAACAGGCCGTGGCACAGGGTGCGCAGCTCGCCGAAGATTCGGGGATCGCAGCAGCACTTCACGAGCGTCGGCGCGTCCGGGAGCGGGCCGTGGAGAACGCCCTCCTTGAACGCCTGCGCGCCCTTGTCCAGCTTGCCGAGCGCCGCACTCCCGGCCTCGGAGTCCCAATCGAGGGCGCCGACGAGCTCGCCGAGCCGCTTGGGGGAGAGCGACTGGACGGCGCCGTTGAACGCGTCGAAGTTCCCCTTGCTCGCGGCGTCGAGCACCGCTCGGATCTCTTTCGGGAGGTTCTTGTCGAGCATCGCCTCCTTCAGCTTGTCGAGATCCTTGGGGGTGAAGGAGATCGGCTTGATCGCCGCGATCGACGTCTTCTTGGGCGCGATCTTCTTGACCGCTCGCTTGGCCGCCTTCTTCACAGGCGCCTTCTTCGGAGCCTTTGCCGTCGCTCTCTTCTTTCCGCTCTTCGCCGCTTTCATGTGCACCTCCGTCGCGTAATGCCGGCCGCCTGGAGTCAGGAGCCGCGTGTCACGCTGATCCGATGTTCCGACCCGGTTTGGAAACGGGAACCAGGATGCCCTTGAATGGGGCGGCGTGTCAAAAGAGAACTTCGCAGCAAACGAGGCCTCCAGGGCGTCGATTGCCGTTTTCCCGAAACCCCATCCCGCGTATGATGCGTCCGCGCAAAAAAGGAGCCGTCCAATGACCATCGATCTTGCGAGAGTCGACGCCATCGTCGCGCGCGTCGGGAAGGACGCGTCCAAGGCGATCCCGATCCTGCAGGCCGTGCAGGAGGAGCTCCGGTACGTGCCGCTCGAGGCGATCGAGCGGATCGCCGCGACCACGGAGATGACCGAGTCGCAGCTCTTCGGCGTGGCGACCTTCTACGCCCAGTTCCGCCTGAAGCCCGTGGGCGAGCGGCTCGTGCGTGTCTGCCACGGCACCGCCTGCCACGTGGGCGGCGCCGTGGGGATCAGCGAGGCGATGGAGGCGCGGCTCGGCGTCAAGGACGGCGAGAACACGCCCGACCTCAGGTACACGCTCGAGTCGGTCGCGTGCGTCGGCTGCTGCTCGCTCGCGCCCGTCGTCATGGTGGACAAGAGGACGTTCGGCAAGCTCGACCGCAAGAAGGCGGCGCAGATCATCGACGACCTCGAGGCCGGGAAGGGGGGTGCGCGATGAGCGGGCGCAAGTCGATCGTGGTCGGCATGAGCACGTGCAACATCGCCGCCGGCGCCGAGGAGGTCCACGACTTCCTCGCGGAGCGGGTCGCGGCCGGGCTCGACGCAGACCTCCTCGTCACGGGCTGCTTCGGGATGTGCTTCGCCGAGCCGCAGGTCCGGATCGTCGACGCGGACGGCGCGAGCCGCCTCTACGCGAACGTGAACCGCATGCGCATCGAGAAGATCGTCGCCGAGGACGTCCTGGGCGGCAAGCCCGTCGACAAGTGGCTCGTGAAGCTCGACGAGGGCGAGGGGCAGAAGCTCTGGGGCAAGCAGAAGCGGATCGTGCTCGCGAACTGCGGCGCCATCGATCCGGAGAAGATCGACGACTACCTCGCGCGCGACGGCTACAAGGCGCTCGAGAAGGTGCTCCGGGCGAACGACCGGATGGCCGTGATCCAGGAGATCACCGCGTCCGGGCTGCGCGGCCGCGGCGGCGCCGGCTTCTCGACCGGCATGAAGTGGAAGTTCGCGTACGGCTACGAGAACCCCAAGAAGTACGTCGTGTGCAACGCGGACGAGGGCGATCCGGGCGCGTTCATGGACCGCACGACGCTCGAGAGCGATCCGCACGCCGTGCTCGAGGGGATGGCGATCGGCGCCTTCGCGACCGGCGCCAACGAGGCGTACATCTACTGCCGCGCCGAGTACCCGCTCG includes:
- the nuoE gene encoding NADH-quinone oxidoreductase subunit NuoE, producing the protein MTIDLARVDAIVARVGKDASKAIPILQAVQEELRYVPLEAIERIAATTEMTESQLFGVATFYAQFRLKPVGERLVRVCHGTACHVGGAVGISEAMEARLGVKDGENTPDLRYTLESVACVGCCSLAPVVMVDKRTFGKLDRKKAAQIIDDLEAGKGGAR